One window of Quercus robur chromosome 5, dhQueRobu3.1, whole genome shotgun sequence genomic DNA carries:
- the LOC126728677 gene encoding uncharacterized protein LOC126728677, with product MCPIRYLTWKDMLEELKEECWHVVNRKYIVPANPTAYAALKRFTLQKIGKAWRDHRCRLKSTHYIPHPRNKVRVKSIRPKGCIPKAWDVLVGHWYTDDTVIESEKSRDCRSKRDDLHTAGSCSYAVHATKKAKADGRPIERATLYSILYTCKDGSVVNPVVQERMDKMKELLANPSNQLKSSDISGSIAWSLDDVFAKVMGKERKGRIRGVGFGPRPSGQSSKSALTDIQI from the exons ATGTGCCCTATTAGATATCTGACTTGGAAGGACATGCTAGAAGAACTTAAAGAAGAGTGTTGGCATGTTGTAAAT CGAAAATACATCGTCCCTGCTAATCCTACTGCATACGCGGCTCTGAAGAGATTTACCTTACAGAAAATTGGGAAGGCTTGGAGGGATCACAGGTGTAGGTTGAAAAGCACTCATTACATACCGCATCCAAGAAACAAAGTACGAGTGAAGAGCATCCGACCCAAGGGATGCATACCAAAAGCTTGGGATGTTCTTGTTGGGCATTGGTACACTGATGATACAGTG ATAGAGTCAGAGAAGAGTAGGGACTGTCGTTCTAAACGGGATGACTTACATACTGCTGGTTCTTGTAGCTATGCCGTGCACGCTACAAAGAAG GCAAAAGCGGATGGACGTCCTATAGAGCGTGCAACATTATATTCAATACTGTATACTTGTAAAGATGGATCTGTAGTTAATCCTGTAGTGCAAGAAAGAATG GATAAAATGAAGGAATTGTTGGCTAACCCTTCAAATCAATTGAAATCATCTGACATAAGTGGTAGTATTGCATGGTCATTGGATGATGTGTTTGCCAAAGTGATGGGTAAGGAGCGCAAAGGTCGTATTCGTGGGGTAGGATTTGGTCCAAGACCAAGTGGCCAAAGTAGTAAGAGTGCTCTCACGGACATTCAAATATGA